From a region of the Candidatus Brocadia sp. genome:
- a CDS encoding pyruvate carboxylase → MKNMEIKQFKKLLVANRSEIAIRVCRAAYEVGIRTVAIYSYEDRFALHRFKADEAYQIGKGKDPVKAYLDIEGIIQLAREKEVDAIHPGYGFLSENANFARACETAGITFIGPRPEILDMLGNKTSAKIIAGKAQVPILSGYNYPIKSFDEAKILCDTLGYPVIIKAAHGGGGRGMRVVRNELDLSRRLYEAQRESLSAFGSDECFIEKYVEKARHLEVQILGDKYGNIVHLFERDCSLQRRHQKVVEIAPAQNLDENVRRNICEAAVSICKSVHYDNAGTVEFLLDTETNQFYFIEINPRIQVEHTVTEIITGFDLVKRQILVSAGFPLNSPEILIPNQEAIQAHGIAFQCRITTEDPSNKFTPDYGRIQHYRSAGGMGIRLDAGTAFSGALVTPYYDSMLVKVTAYGSCFEETIHRMDRALHEFRIRGVKTNIPFLINLVNHKDFHSGKCTTRFIDENHDIFRFASRRDRAFRIMRFIGDILVNGHPLIKEVPKTVCRREAPVPAVDRKQARPRGSRDLFRELGAKKFVQHILKEKKLLLTDTTFRDAHQSLLATRMRTVDMLKIIEAYSRNHADFFSLEMWGGATFDTAMRFLWECPWERLYHMRKLAPNILFQMLLRASNGVGYTNYPDNVVRAFIKQSAESGIDIFRVFDSLNWVENMKVAMDAVLETNSLCEAAICYTGDLLNPKQNKYTLDYYVKMAKELEGLGAHILSIKDMAGLLKPYAAFELVSALKSELKIPIHLHTHDTSGGQIATLIKAAEAGVDIVDAATGPFSGLTSQPNMNTLVEMMRFHERDTGMDFQALGSLSAYWEVVREYYEIFESIQKASTAEVYHHEIPGGQFTNLFQQAQSMGLAHRWHEITNVYADVNQLFGDIVKVTPSSKVVGDMTLFLVTNTIQARDIITNSRDISFPTSVVEFFEGRLGQPTGGFPREIQEKILRGSQASTERPGANLPPVNFEEIAKKVETQISRAITKEELMSYLMYPEVFIQYAEHRKKYDDVSVIPTDVFFYGLPINEEVFIEIEEGKTLIFKLIAISPANEEGNCTVFFEYNGQPREVVIANRKITASVIKRPQAEDDNAKHVGAPMPGMVVNIKIAAGDTVSKNDPLLIMEAMKMETTVYAEHDGVIGQVLVKAKERVEAKDLLIVYK, encoded by the coding sequence ATGAAAAATATGGAAATCAAACAATTTAAAAAACTCCTGGTTGCCAACCGTAGCGAAATAGCAATCCGGGTCTGTCGGGCAGCCTATGAAGTCGGCATACGAACGGTGGCGATCTATTCCTATGAAGACCGCTTTGCGCTCCATCGATTTAAGGCAGACGAAGCGTATCAGATTGGGAAGGGAAAAGACCCGGTCAAGGCCTATTTGGATATTGAAGGCATCATTCAACTGGCAAGAGAGAAGGAAGTGGACGCCATTCACCCAGGCTACGGGTTTCTTTCAGAGAATGCCAACTTTGCCCGTGCGTGTGAAACCGCCGGCATTACCTTCATTGGTCCTCGTCCGGAAATTCTTGACATGCTCGGCAATAAAACCTCGGCCAAAATAATTGCCGGAAAGGCACAGGTACCCATACTTTCCGGATATAATTATCCCATAAAGAGTTTTGATGAGGCCAAGATTCTTTGCGACACGTTGGGATATCCGGTGATTATCAAGGCTGCCCATGGCGGAGGCGGACGCGGTATGCGCGTGGTTCGCAATGAATTGGATTTAAGCAGACGACTTTATGAAGCACAACGGGAGTCACTGTCAGCATTTGGTTCCGATGAATGTTTCATAGAAAAATATGTCGAAAAGGCGCGCCATCTTGAGGTACAGATCCTTGGTGATAAATACGGCAATATTGTACACCTGTTTGAACGTGATTGCTCACTCCAGAGACGCCACCAAAAAGTAGTTGAGATAGCGCCGGCACAGAATCTTGATGAAAACGTCAGGCGGAACATCTGCGAGGCAGCCGTTAGCATATGTAAATCAGTTCACTATGACAACGCGGGAACTGTTGAATTTCTTCTCGACACAGAAACGAATCAATTTTATTTTATCGAGATTAACCCCAGAATTCAGGTTGAACACACCGTCACTGAAATCATTACCGGTTTTGATCTGGTGAAGCGACAGATCCTTGTCAGCGCAGGATTCCCTCTCAATTCACCGGAAATCCTCATACCAAACCAGGAAGCGATTCAGGCGCACGGCATTGCCTTTCAGTGCCGGATTACCACAGAAGACCCTTCCAACAAGTTTACTCCAGACTATGGGCGTATTCAGCACTACCGTTCTGCAGGGGGCATGGGCATTCGGCTTGACGCTGGCACGGCATTCTCCGGAGCCCTCGTAACGCCTTACTATGATTCCATGCTGGTGAAAGTTACTGCGTATGGCTCCTGCTTTGAAGAGACCATACACCGTATGGACAGGGCGCTGCATGAGTTCCGGATTCGCGGCGTAAAAACCAATATCCCGTTTCTTATTAATCTGGTCAATCATAAAGATTTCCACAGCGGGAAATGCACGACACGCTTTATTGATGAAAATCATGATATCTTCCGCTTTGCAAGTCGCAGAGACCGTGCCTTCCGCATCATGCGTTTTATCGGAGACATCCTTGTCAATGGTCACCCCCTGATTAAAGAAGTGCCGAAGACAGTGTGCCGTCGTGAAGCGCCGGTTCCCGCTGTTGACCGTAAACAAGCCAGGCCAAGAGGCAGCCGAGACCTTTTCCGTGAACTGGGCGCGAAGAAATTCGTACAGCATATCCTCAAGGAGAAAAAACTCTTGCTTACGGACACTACCTTCCGCGATGCACATCAGTCTCTCCTGGCTACCCGCATGAGAACCGTGGATATGCTGAAAATAATAGAAGCATACTCAAGAAATCATGCAGATTTCTTCTCCCTGGAAATGTGGGGTGGAGCAACGTTTGACACCGCCATGAGATTCCTCTGGGAATGTCCCTGGGAACGGCTATACCACATGCGCAAGCTGGCCCCAAATATTCTTTTTCAGATGTTGCTCAGGGCCTCGAATGGCGTCGGCTACACCAACTACCCTGATAACGTCGTCAGGGCGTTTATCAAACAGTCTGCAGAGAGTGGCATAGATATCTTCCGCGTTTTCGATTCGCTCAACTGGGTTGAAAATATGAAAGTGGCAATGGATGCCGTCCTGGAAACCAATTCCTTGTGTGAAGCGGCCATCTGTTACACCGGTGATCTTCTCAATCCGAAGCAGAATAAGTATACGCTGGACTATTATGTAAAAATGGCGAAAGAGCTGGAAGGACTAGGAGCCCATATCCTGTCAATCAAGGATATGGCGGGACTCCTGAAGCCTTACGCAGCCTTTGAACTGGTCAGCGCACTGAAATCTGAACTGAAGATTCCCATCCACCTTCACACCCATGATACGTCGGGCGGCCAGATCGCTACGCTTATTAAGGCAGCAGAGGCAGGTGTGGATATTGTTGACGCCGCTACAGGCCCCTTTTCCGGGCTGACATCGCAACCCAATATGAATACCCTCGTTGAAATGATGCGTTTCCACGAACGAGACACGGGTATGGACTTCCAGGCACTCGGATCCCTCTCGGCTTACTGGGAAGTTGTCAGAGAGTATTATGAGATATTTGAATCCATCCAAAAAGCAAGCACAGCAGAGGTATATCACCACGAAATCCCCGGCGGACAGTTTACCAATCTCTTCCAGCAGGCACAGTCCATGGGTCTGGCGCATCGCTGGCATGAAATTACCAATGTCTATGCAGACGTCAATCAGCTCTTTGGAGATATTGTGAAAGTTACTCCCTCTTCAAAGGTCGTTGGAGATATGACCCTGTTTTTGGTAACAAATACCATCCAGGCACGGGACATTATCACCAATTCCAGGGATATTTCTTTCCCCACCTCAGTAGTAGAATTCTTTGAAGGTCGTCTCGGCCAACCGACCGGGGGTTTCCCGCGCGAGATACAGGAGAAAATTCTGCGCGGATCTCAAGCTTCAACGGAAAGACCAGGTGCTAATCTGCCGCCGGTGAATTTTGAGGAAATCGCAAAAAAGGTTGAAACACAAATATCAAGAGCGATTACCAAAGAAGAACTCATGTCCTATTTGATGTATCCCGAAGTCTTCATTCAATATGCCGAGCACAGGAAAAAATACGATGACGTTTCTGTTATCCCCACGGACGTCTTCTTTTATGGTCTGCCCATAAACGAAGAAGTCTTCATTGAAATCGAGGAAGGAAAGACATTAATTTTTAAACTGATCGCGATTAGTCCGGCAAACGAAGAAGGAAACTGCACCGTCTTCTTCGAATATAATGGCCAACCGAGAGAAGTCGTCATCGCCAATCGCAAGATAACTGCCTCCGTAATCAAACGCCCTCAGGCAGAAGACGATAACGCCAAGCATGTCGGGGCTCCCATGCCGGGAATGGTCGTTAACATAAAGATTGCAGCGGGTGATACCGTAAGTAAAAATGATCCGCTTCTTATTATGGAGGCTATGAAGATGGAAACTACCGTTTATGCCGAACACGATGGTGTAATCGGCCAGGTGCTGGTTAAGGCAAAAGAGCGTGTTGAGGCTAAAGATCTCCTGATTGTCTACAAGTAA
- a CDS encoding nitroreductase family protein produces MRNPNHSILHKVGASGWLINMDVKEAIQKRRSIRRFKSDPVPEDLILQLLESARLAPSGSNTQPWKFIVVKDAETRKKLQSASYHQRHVGQAPVIIACCADIKAFEKFPERIDELIDAGALPAKTREVFVPSLKKEGISADMKWHLLIAATGNTDIAIEHMVLHAVELGLGTCWVRWFDDHKVKEILEIPSNIEIIALLPLGYPAEEPPQRPRFTLEKMVYYEKYGNQTI; encoded by the coding sequence ATGAGAAACCCTAACCACAGCATCTTGCACAAAGTCGGTGCAAGCGGGTGGCTTATCAATATGGACGTCAAGGAAGCGATTCAGAAACGGCGAAGTATCAGGAGGTTCAAATCAGACCCCGTGCCTGAGGACCTGATATTACAGCTTTTGGAAAGTGCACGGCTTGCCCCGTCAGGCTCTAACACGCAGCCATGGAAATTCATTGTGGTAAAAGATGCCGAAACGAGAAAAAAATTGCAGTCGGCCTCGTACCACCAGCGGCATGTAGGACAAGCGCCTGTCATCATCGCCTGTTGCGCCGACATAAAGGCATTTGAAAAATTTCCGGAGCGGATTGATGAACTAATCGATGCTGGCGCACTTCCAGCAAAGACCCGTGAGGTTTTTGTTCCATCTTTAAAAAAGGAGGGGATAAGCGCCGACATGAAATGGCATCTGCTCATTGCAGCCACGGGAAATACGGATATCGCTATTGAGCATATGGTTCTTCACGCCGTGGAATTGGGGCTGGGAACCTGCTGGGTCAGATGGTTCGACGACCATAAGGTTAAAGAAATACTCGAGATCCCGAGCAATATCGAAATTATTGCCTTGCTCCCTTTAGGATACCCTGCTGAAGAGCCACCGCAAAGACCACGATTTACCCTTGAGAAGATGGTTTATTATGAAAAATATGGAAATCAAACAATTTAA
- a CDS encoding O-acetyl-ADP-ribose deacetylase, giving the protein MIQITINKAVLELTEGDITEQETDAIVNAANSSLLGGGGVDGAIHRAGGHSILEECKKIGGCPTGEARITTGGNLKARYVIHTVGPVYHDGKRNEPELLANTYKNSLILASQYNLRSVAFPSISTGAYGFPMNEAAVIALKTVMAYLKTHTDIRMVRFVLFNLKAYQIYEDSLKAFMG; this is encoded by the coding sequence ATGATACAAATTACTATAAACAAGGCAGTGTTAGAACTCACTGAGGGTGATATTACGGAACAGGAAACGGATGCTATCGTCAACGCTGCAAATTCGAGTCTTTTGGGTGGTGGCGGGGTAGACGGAGCAATCCACAGGGCTGGCGGACATTCAATATTGGAGGAGTGCAAAAAGATAGGGGGGTGTCCAACGGGTGAAGCGCGAATCACCACCGGAGGGAACCTGAAGGCAAGGTACGTTATTCATACGGTGGGACCGGTTTATCACGACGGCAAGAGGAATGAGCCGGAATTGTTGGCCAATACATATAAAAATAGTCTTATCCTTGCATCTCAATATAATCTTAGAAGTGTGGCATTTCCGTCTATCAGCACGGGTGCCTATGGTTTTCCTATGAACGAAGCAGCCGTAATAGCTTTAAAGACCGTGATGGCCTATTTAAAAACCCATACGGATATCCGTATGGTGCGTTTTGTCCTCTTCAACCTGAAGGCATACCAAATTTACGAAGACTCGTTAAAGGCATTCATGGGGTAA
- a CDS encoding ATP-binding protein: MRINKIIFSSLDIREVYQTMSNELLKVIDFDRLSVTLITEDNNLYENFVLSKDYEHTALKEGVFYPMEGSLMKRVVQYREPVIVDDTSKGRFLTDTVLFKEGIRSRLGFPLEYKGKVIGSVNFGTKRKVYYSKKHIHFFSQIAPQLAMAIENTRLFNKIKEAEKKYRDIIESSPDIIFECTTEGKFLLMSAALEKITGYPADHFYHNQGYGLSLCHSDDRERVQNEILQLLHGLRGILLDLEFRVIHKQGMVVWLSLEALPLKEGNTIVGIEGFCRDITERKKLEELKDNLIRDVTHELKTPVAKIEMAVDMFERSLNAGNEGVSKRGFQVHEILRNNIGRLKNSIKNILDISKLESGTELLNVSLVSVADMVKQVISEMTEAATVKGDVIVNLLSPALPMIRADRDKIYQLIAHLIDNAIKFTEQGKISISARTFPDALELTVEDTGRGLDEETKKRVFEKFYKETPSAYGSGIGLAICKNIVQIHKGKIWVESKGKGMGSQFTFTLPITGDR, from the coding sequence ATGAGGATCAATAAGATTATTTTCTCCAGTCTGGATATTCGCGAGGTTTACCAGACGATGAGCAACGAGCTCTTGAAAGTAATTGATTTTGACCGGTTGAGCGTTACCCTTATTACGGAAGATAATAATCTCTATGAAAACTTTGTTCTGTCAAAGGATTATGAACATACGGCGTTGAAAGAAGGGGTATTCTATCCTATGGAAGGAAGCCTAATGAAACGCGTTGTGCAGTATCGTGAGCCGGTGATTGTCGATGATACGTCGAAGGGGCGGTTTCTTACTGATACGGTTTTGTTCAAAGAAGGAATTCGGTCACGGTTGGGTTTTCCCTTAGAATACAAGGGAAAGGTGATTGGAAGTGTAAATTTTGGCACCAAGCGGAAAGTCTATTATTCAAAGAAACATATCCATTTTTTCTCACAAATTGCCCCTCAACTGGCTATGGCAATTGAGAATACCCGTCTTTTTAACAAGATTAAAGAAGCGGAAAAAAAATACCGGGATATTATTGAAAGTTCGCCGGATATTATCTTTGAGTGTACGACTGAGGGAAAGTTTCTCCTGATGAGTGCTGCTCTAGAAAAGATTACGGGTTATCCGGCAGACCATTTTTATCATAACCAGGGGTATGGTTTATCTCTTTGCCATAGCGACGATCGGGAACGGGTGCAGAATGAAATTCTTCAGCTCTTGCATGGGTTACGTGGCATTTTACTGGACCTCGAATTTCGTGTGATTCACAAGCAAGGAATGGTTGTATGGTTATCGCTTGAAGCGCTTCCTCTTAAAGAAGGTAATACGATCGTTGGCATTGAGGGTTTTTGCCGCGATATCACCGAAAGAAAAAAATTGGAAGAATTAAAGGATAATCTGATTCGTGACGTTACTCATGAACTGAAGACACCCGTTGCCAAGATAGAGATGGCTGTAGATATGTTTGAACGTTCTCTTAACGCGGGGAATGAAGGCGTCTCCAAAAGAGGTTTTCAGGTGCATGAAATACTGAGAAATAATATCGGCCGTTTGAAGAATAGTATAAAAAACATCCTTGATATCTCCAAACTGGAATCAGGGACGGAACTCTTGAATGTGTCCCTTGTTTCTGTCGCCGATATGGTGAAACAGGTTATCAGCGAAATGACGGAGGCCGCTACTGTGAAAGGGGATGTTATCGTCAATCTTCTGTCGCCTGCTCTTCCCATGATAAGAGCAGATCGGGACAAAATATACCAGTTAATAGCACACCTGATCGATAATGCGATAAAATTTACCGAACAGGGAAAAATTAGTATATCGGCGCGGACATTCCCGGATGCACTTGAGCTAACCGTAGAAGATACGGGCCGGGGATTGGATGAAGAAACAAAAAAGCGGGTATTTGAGAAGTTTTACAAGGAAACACCTTCGGCCTATGGGTCGGGGATTGGTCTTGCAATCTGCAAAAATATTGTGCAAATCCATAAGGGTAAAATTTGGGTAGAATCCAAGGGAAAAGGAATGGGATCGCAGTTTACTTTTACCTTGCCGATAACTGGAGACCGTTAG
- a CDS encoding response regulator, translated as MKTILIIEDDQEMQEFYKDMLQGEQFTVTLASNADEGLKKAKEKNYDLVILDILMEGVTGDRIFALLRKDSRYRNVPVIMASALDEKTYRCFQALGNVSFLEKPFNKGKLFAEIAKRLQPLK; from the coding sequence ATGAAGACGATATTGATTATAGAAGACGATCAGGAAATGCAGGAATTTTATAAGGATATGTTACAGGGGGAACAATTTACCGTAACTCTGGCCTCAAATGCAGATGAGGGTCTTAAGAAAGCAAAAGAAAAGAACTACGATTTGGTGATCCTCGATATCTTGATGGAAGGGGTTACGGGTGACCGGATCTTTGCCCTGCTGCGAAAAGACAGCAGGTATAGGAATGTTCCCGTCATTATGGCCTCTGCTCTTGATGAAAAAACCTATCGGTGTTTTCAAGCATTGGGAAATGTCTCTTTTCTTGAGAAACCGTTTAATAAGGGAAAGCTTTTCGCTGAGATAGCCAAGAGACTCCAACCGCTTAAATAA
- a CDS encoding YqhA family protein — translation MKNRDFLTTVNKGFIDAGRYFVAVASILTILAAGFLIFAGIWEFLNGVPTMIALLQKPSTKCLELSVHFISAIDLFMVAVVMFVMGIGLFELFVDRDQSIDYPHWLRIQDLNDLKEKLIAAAVVVIVITFLKHIVMWENPLETLYFGGSIALVIVAITFFSKLVVSDELRKKKGGETKQ, via the coding sequence ATGAAAAATCGGGATTTCTTGACCACTGTCAATAAGGGATTTATTGATGCAGGACGGTATTTTGTTGCAGTCGCTTCTATTCTTACCATTTTAGCCGCTGGTTTTTTGATCTTTGCCGGGATTTGGGAGTTTCTGAACGGTGTTCCGACGATGATAGCTCTTTTGCAAAAACCTAGCACCAAATGTTTGGAGTTGTCAGTGCATTTTATTTCTGCAATCGATCTGTTTATGGTTGCTGTAGTGATGTTTGTTATGGGAATTGGACTTTTTGAATTATTTGTTGATAGAGATCAATCTATTGACTATCCTCACTGGCTAAGAATACAGGATCTTAACGATCTGAAAGAAAAATTAATTGCCGCAGCCGTAGTAGTTATCGTCATTACCTTTTTGAAACACATTGTTATGTGGGAAAATCCTTTAGAAACCTTGTACTTTGGAGGCTCTATTGCTCTTGTCATCGTGGCAATCACATTCTTTTCCAAGCTGGTAGTAAGTGATGAGTTGCGAAAAAAGAAGGGAGGAGAAACGAAACAATGA
- the hpt gene encoding hypoxanthine phosphoribosyltransferase translates to MEKDVARVIINEKQIRDKLLELSKTLIRDYQDKDWTVIAILNGSLIFLADLIRLIPFPVRLDTIDAATYGESTLPQGETKVIRQFKIDIEGKHVLVIDDIADTGSTLKRVLEDIRKYHPRTLKSCVLLNRIGRRRYDIRPEYCCFDIGDDYVVGYGLDYNNKYRNLPFIAVLKDECYRGDGVVR, encoded by the coding sequence GTGGAGAAAGATGTTGCACGGGTAATTATTAATGAAAAACAGATTCGGGATAAGCTTTTGGAACTATCAAAGACGTTGATTCGTGATTATCAGGACAAAGACTGGACGGTCATTGCTATTCTGAACGGAAGCCTTATCTTTCTTGCTGATTTGATTCGTTTAATTCCTTTTCCTGTTCGATTAGATACTATCGATGCTGCTACTTATGGTGAGTCGACTTTACCTCAGGGTGAGACGAAGGTTATTCGCCAATTTAAGATCGATATAGAAGGAAAACACGTCTTGGTAATTGATGATATTGCTGACACAGGAAGCACTTTGAAAAGGGTGCTGGAAGATATCAGAAAATACCATCCCAGGACACTGAAGAGTTGTGTTCTTTTAAATCGGATAGGCAGGAGGCGGTATGATATTCGTCCGGAATATTGTTGTTTTGATATTGGTGATGATTATGTCGTCGGTTATGGATTGGATTACAATAACAAATATCGAAATCTGCCGTTTATCGCAGTGTTGAAAGACGAATGTTATCGTGGTGATGGTGTCGTCAGATAA
- a CDS encoding trypsin-like peptidase domain-containing protein has translation MKAIFVHLTGSRRGNTEVFSIDTISIGTDAEASLHFDPEIDRSTSKYHAKIRLQECDYVLEDQGSVKGTLVNNRLVSKIILKDGDLIEFGDGGPKVRFRIKSDDADVCKPWTQIIEDSLGIASVSQRGKITTATTFFKQLLWEAFTQTSHTFKITAFLCLFFAISGLISYFYVQYVRLTKTAEKVRLLEIERSVAEHIIKTYSGGVCLIQGAFYFLDEETGEPLMMMGKGQRGIHEYTGTGFMVSVDGLILTNRHIAEPWWEMEMSPYIYREPTIQPKFEVFRAFFPGIKEPFSLKVEKISQEVDVALLRIDTRGAKIPVLELDVTGKVAIAGEPMMLLGYPAGVNAIFAKTDPAIVKQLFSLPFIELVQEISNWGLIRPLSTQGHLSDIMYNRIVYDAQTTAGGSGGPIFNNKGKVIGINYGIFPGFRGSNFGVPISYGLELIKTMSMKKKDK, from the coding sequence TTGAAGGCTATTTTCGTCCATCTAACGGGGAGTCGTAGAGGAAATACAGAAGTATTTTCCATTGACACGATATCAATTGGTACTGATGCCGAAGCCAGCCTCCATTTTGACCCTGAGATTGATAGAAGCACATCAAAGTATCATGCCAAAATACGGTTGCAGGAATGCGACTATGTATTAGAAGACCAGGGAAGTGTAAAAGGAACGCTGGTAAACAATCGGCTGGTTAGCAAGATCATATTAAAAGATGGTGATTTGATAGAGTTTGGGGACGGCGGTCCCAAGGTGCGTTTTCGTATCAAGTCGGATGACGCCGATGTCTGTAAGCCATGGACGCAGATCATAGAAGATTCTTTAGGGATAGCGAGTGTATCTCAACGGGGAAAAATTACAACAGCGACCACATTCTTTAAGCAACTGCTATGGGAGGCCTTTACTCAAACGTCTCATACCTTTAAGATTACAGCTTTTCTCTGTCTTTTTTTTGCAATTAGCGGCCTTATATCGTATTTTTATGTACAATATGTCAGGTTGACAAAGACTGCAGAAAAGGTGAGACTTCTTGAGATTGAACGCTCAGTTGCTGAGCATATCATCAAGACTTATAGTGGAGGGGTTTGTCTGATTCAGGGGGCATTCTATTTCCTCGACGAAGAGACTGGAGAACCACTCATGATGATGGGTAAGGGTCAGCGGGGGATTCATGAATACACAGGCACCGGTTTTATGGTAAGTGTTGATGGGTTGATACTGACCAATCGTCATATCGCCGAACCATGGTGGGAGATGGAAATGTCTCCTTATATCTATAGGGAACCCACAATTCAACCCAAGTTTGAAGTGTTCAGGGCATTTTTCCCTGGTATTAAAGAACCATTTTCTTTGAAGGTTGAAAAAATTTCGCAGGAGGTGGATGTGGCGTTGCTCCGCATTGATACTCGCGGAGCGAAGATTCCTGTTCTTGAATTAGACGTTACCGGTAAAGTGGCAATAGCAGGAGAGCCGATGATGTTGTTAGGTTATCCTGCCGGTGTTAACGCTATTTTTGCAAAAACTGACCCTGCGATTGTAAAACAGCTTTTTAGTTTGCCTTTTATCGAATTGGTGCAGGAAATTTCCAATTGGGGATTGATACGGCCTCTTTCGACACAAGGACATTTAAGCGATATCATGTATAATAGGATCGTCTATGATGCTCAAACGACTGCTGGTGGTAGCGGTGGACCTATCTTTAATAACAAAGGGAAGGTAATTGGGATTAATTACGGGATTTTTCCTGGCTTTCGAGGTTCCAATTTTGGCGTTCCAATTAGTTATGGTTTGGAACTGATTAAAACAATGTCGATGAAGAAAAAGGATAAATAA
- the ychF gene encoding redox-regulated ATPase YchF — MGLNCGIVGLPNVGKSTIFNALTSAKAASANYPFCTIDPNVGIVTVPDQRLDKIAELITTEKIVPTTVEFVDIAGLVKGASQGEGLGNQFLGHIKSVNAVLHVVRCFEKSDIVHVEGGINPIRDIEIINTELILADLETVEKRLMKNEKLTKTGDKNIIASVTTLKKIRDALNNSIPVRLAGQTDEERKHIDDLHLLTAKPVLYVINVFDYEKDKPFIDTVINYSLKENSKCVVISGDIEAEISQMEPAERKTYYQEMEIEESGLERLIRETYHLLGLITYFTAGPKEIKAWTIKQGTKAPQAAGVIHSDFERGFICAETYNYHDLISVGSEQKVKEKGFLRLEGKEYIVKDGDIMHFRFNV; from the coding sequence ATGGGTTTAAATTGCGGTATTGTTGGATTACCAAACGTAGGAAAATCCACGATCTTTAATGCATTAACTTCAGCCAAGGCCGCCTCGGCAAATTATCCCTTTTGTACCATCGATCCCAACGTGGGTATCGTTACCGTTCCGGATCAACGCCTTGATAAAATAGCAGAGCTGATTACAACGGAAAAAATTGTCCCCACCACAGTTGAGTTTGTTGATATTGCTGGTTTAGTGAAGGGCGCCAGCCAGGGAGAGGGTTTGGGAAACCAATTTTTAGGACATATTAAGAGTGTTAATGCTGTTTTACATGTGGTGCGATGCTTTGAGAAAAGTGATATCGTACACGTAGAAGGAGGAATAAATCCGATCAGGGATATCGAAATTATCAATACAGAGCTGATTCTGGCTGATCTGGAGACGGTGGAAAAACGGTTAATGAAAAACGAAAAGTTGACAAAAACGGGAGATAAAAATATTATTGCTTCTGTTACCACATTAAAAAAAATCCGCGATGCATTGAATAACAGCATACCTGTTAGATTGGCTGGCCAGACCGATGAGGAAAGGAAACACATCGATGATTTACATTTATTGACTGCAAAGCCTGTATTATACGTTATTAATGTTTTTGATTACGAAAAAGATAAACCCTTCATCGATACTGTCATTAACTATTCTCTGAAGGAAAATTCCAAATGCGTTGTTATTTCTGGTGATATAGAGGCAGAAATTTCTCAGATGGAACCAGCGGAAAGGAAGACATACTATCAGGAGATGGAAATAGAGGAATCCGGACTTGAAAGACTGATCCGAGAAACATACCACTTGTTAGGATTAATTACCTATTTTACGGCAGGTCCTAAAGAAATAAAGGCATGGACTATTAAACAAGGAACAAAGGCCCCTCAGGCAGCCGGCGTAATTCATTCTGATTTTGAACGTGGATTTATCTGTGCTGAAACGTATAATTATCACGACCTGATATCGGTAGGTTCAGAACAAAAGGTCAAGGAGAAAGGATTCTTGAGACTTGAAGGTAAGGAATACATTGTAAAAGATGGGGACATTATGCATTTCAGATTTAATGTATGA
- a CDS encoding VWA domain-containing protein: MDKEKSILNSTNRKRDLTRYQDKQWVKKLEAASGKPVIMRRSFKNVYLLVDCSGSMAEGNKLEQAKHGAIGFAKEALEKEYSVGLIQFSSGAEHLLELQNELTCLNTKVESMTASGSTNMAAAIKIARDSLADKAGKKVICVITDGMPDDKKATFEAANELRMQGVEIMAIGTDDANKEFLEELANRKDLSLKVLRDELERGIISMAKMLPQTMDSNHGH, translated from the coding sequence ATGGATAAAGAAAAATCAATACTGAATTCAACGAACAGAAAACGTGATCTCACACGTTATCAGGATAAACAATGGGTAAAGAAACTTGAGGCAGCTTCCGGAAAACCCGTAATAATGCGACGGTCTTTCAAAAATGTATATCTCCTTGTTGATTGTTCAGGAAGCATGGCAGAGGGCAATAAATTAGAGCAGGCAAAACATGGTGCAATCGGCTTTGCCAAAGAAGCGCTGGAAAAGGAATATTCGGTAGGTCTCATTCAATTCTCATCTGGCGCAGAACACCTCCTTGAATTGCAAAATGAACTTACGTGCCTCAACACAAAAGTTGAAAGCATGACAGCCAGCGGCTCAACGAACATGGCAGCCGCCATCAAAATTGCAAGAGATAGCCTTGCAGACAAGGCCGGCAAGAAAGTGATCTGTGTGATAACAGACGGAATGCCGGATGATAAAAAAGCTACATTTGAAGCAGCAAATGAACTCAGAATGCAGGGAGTAGAAATCATGGCTATTGGAACGGACGATGCCAATAAGGAATTCCTTGAAGAACTTGCGAATCGAAAAGATCTCTCCCTTAAGGTTTTAAGAGACGAGCTCGAGAGGGGTATTATTTCAATGGCAAAGATGCTGCCCCAAACAATGGACAGTAATCACGGTCACTAA